In the genome of Mytilus edulis chromosome 3, xbMytEdul2.2, whole genome shotgun sequence, one region contains:
- the LOC139516252 gene encoding uncharacterized protein, with product MGWDSQAMAHMSPHMFQGRHGSEMYDQMKGYSHMEGQRYDMLGVQGMHSSDMFGSTAVTGSSSYSQMSQLRPPVHSQAMLIPGHPHHMMMGHGAHGMSPMSMGSAQSPPLHGSLDSMGAHIQDIHAG from the exons ATGGGTTGGGATAGCCAGGCCATGGCACATATGAGTCCTCACA tgTTCCAAGGAAGACATGGTAGTGAAATGTATGATCAAATGAAGGGATATTCTCATATGGAAGGACAAAGATACGATATGCTTGGAGTTCAGGGTATGCATAGTAGTGACATGTTCGGAAGTACTGCTGTCACTGGCAGTAGTTCATACTCTCAGATGTCACAGTTACGACCACCAGTTCATTCGCAAGCAATGCTAATACCAGGGCATCCGCATCATATGATGATGGGACACGGAGCCCACGGCATGAGTCCCATGTCAATGGGATCTGCTCAAAGTCCTCCATTACATGGCAGCTTGGACAGTATGGGTGCACACATTCAGGATATTCATGCTGGATAA